In one Sporomusa sphaeroides DSM 2875 genomic region, the following are encoded:
- a CDS encoding DVU_1555 family C-GCAxxG-C-C protein — translation MNIHTEDYFHLLELAHQEFSCSQILLQMRLDEQGKEIPELIRAMAGLVGGLGYCGKICGALTSGACLLALYAGKGSAEEVEDSRLNAMIEELVKWFEQEVGSQYGGTDCSIILEENLQNRIQRCPQILLKTNQKVKEILIANGYDLLSGKLEA, via the coding sequence ATGAATATACATACGGAAGACTATTTTCACTTATTAGAACTGGCTCATCAGGAATTTTCCTGTAGTCAGATTTTATTGCAGATGAGACTTGACGAGCAGGGTAAGGAAATTCCGGAATTAATCCGGGCTATGGCCGGATTGGTCGGCGGCCTGGGGTATTGCGGAAAAATCTGCGGGGCGTTAACCAGCGGAGCCTGTTTGTTGGCTTTGTACGCGGGAAAGGGTTCGGCCGAGGAAGTGGAGGACAGCCGGCTTAATGCCATGATTGAAGAGCTGGTGAAGTGGTTTGAGCAGGAGGTCGGTTCCCAATACGGCGGTACGGACTGCAGTATTATTTTGGAAGAGAATCTCCAGAACCGTATCCAGCGATGTCCGCAGATTCTTCTGAAAACCAATCAAAAGGTGAAAGAAATTCTTATCGCCAATGGTTATGACTTATTATCTGGCAAACTGGAGGCTTGA
- a CDS encoding DVU_1557 family redox protein has translation MSKEDVMLGNGEDVICAKCDIPLTVGYVTLGYLGHTFPVELFKCPECGLTYIPPGLARGKMLQVEKALEDK, from the coding sequence ATGAGCAAAGAAGACGTGATGCTAGGCAATGGTGAAGATGTCATTTGTGCAAAATGTGATATTCCGCTTACTGTGGGGTATGTTACTCTCGGGTATTTGGGCCATACCTTTCCGGTTGAACTTTTTAAATGTCCGGAATGCGGGTTGACTTATATCCCGCCGGGCTTGGCGCGCGGTAAAATGTTACAGGTTGAGAAGGCCCTGGAGGATAAATGA